In the Granulosicoccus antarcticus IMCC3135 genome, AATCGAGTCGGACAGACCAATCTATCTGTTACCTCCTTGTCACTGGGAGGTTCCAGTCTGGGCAACCTGGGCGGCATTGTCAGCGATGCTGACGCGGCAGCTTTGCTACAACACGCCTGGAACGCAGGGATACGCTACTTCGATACAGCCCCGCATTACGGGCGCGGTCTGTCAGAGCAGAGAATGGGTGCATATTTCAAGGGCAGGGCGCGTGATTCCTATGTACTGTCCAGCAAAGTGGGGAGAGTCCTGTCCCCGGGTAGTGCGATGGACGAGGCCGATGGATTCGTGCAGCCATTGCCCAATGCGGTGCACTACGATTATTCGGCTGATGGCATCCATGAGAGCTTTGAAAGTAGCTGTGAACGTCTCGGCACATCGCAGATCGATATCCTCTTTGTCCATGATATTGGCGATCAAACCCATGGTGTACTCGAAGGAGCACGTCATATGGAAGATCTTCTGGGGTCTGGTATGGAGGCTCTCCACGATCTCAAACAAGCCGGGCGCATCCGGGCGATTGGTCTTGGCGTTAACGAAAGCCAGGTGTGCATTGATGTGATGAAGCAGACACCGCTTGATGTTATCTTGCTTGCCGGACGCCTTACCCTGCTGGATCGTGAGGCAGAAGCAGGATTGGTTGAACTATGTGCCTTGCACGGAACCAGTCTTGTATTAGGAGGTATTTTCAATTCGGGAATATTGGCAACAGGGCCGGTACCCGGTGCGTGGTTTGATTATGCGCCAGCCTCGCAAGAGGTCCTGGATCGTGTCGCGAACCTGGAATCGAAAGCTGAAGCCGTCAACTTAACCTTGGCACAAGCTGCCTTGCAATTCGCAATGCAT is a window encoding:
- a CDS encoding aldo/keto reductase, which translates into the protein MPLKKNRVGQTNLSVTSLSLGGSSLGNLGGIVSDADAAALLQHAWNAGIRYFDTAPHYGRGLSEQRMGAYFKGRARDSYVLSSKVGRVLSPGSAMDEADGFVQPLPNAVHYDYSADGIHESFESSCERLGTSQIDILFVHDIGDQTHGVLEGARHMEDLLGSGMEALHDLKQAGRIRAIGLGVNESQVCIDVMKQTPLDVILLAGRLTLLDREAEAGLVELCALHGTSLVLGGIFNSGILATGPVPGAWFDYAPASQEVLDRVANLESKAEAVNLTLAQAALQFAMHHPSACSVLLGTGKVRSLQRNLDAADITLSESAKAFVTA